One part of the Silurus meridionalis isolate SWU-2019-XX chromosome 26, ASM1480568v1, whole genome shotgun sequence genome encodes these proteins:
- the mns1 gene encoding meiosis-specific nuclear structural protein 1 has translation MSHRQKISRLHERAHAEFRRQEEKREDLNKHVATERQILSNLKNEEKIEMRRYMRQMLDEEYERQMEEAYMKAEQERVYRENLLKQEEKMAKELARINYEKLRDEKTRQYIKENSMEIRELEAKLKSAYMNRERAAQIAEKKAMRYEALKEKADIMHQIKSEQEQAAIKQEEQELRRYEELVRYQQELEKQLEEKERKRQESYEEFLKEKLMVDEIVRKIYEEDRMKRELQLEMVTATKRYIQEFKQQQAEWRRMEREKMEEENRRILEYTKYKERREQDRLANVRQRDTAKEELHKLLTEKIEKEQREQEEMERIREELYLEEQAEAARQKEIEEMERRIRQRLELQQSCQEQLAFKQLRLQTEKANEEAFRLQMLAKFAEDDRIEQMNAQKRRLKQQEHKRAVQKLIEERRQKYLADKEREAEERAIEQEREAQRRKIIEEERLKLLKLHATELLGYLPKGIFREDDLEHFDEDFKKSFRKHRAGISSEESSEEDEQ, from the exons ATGAGCCACCGACAGAAGATATCAAGATTGCATGAGCGAGCGCATGCAGAATTCAGGCGACAGGAGGAGAAACGTGAGGATCTCAACAAACATGTGGCCACAGAGAGGCAGATTCTGTCCAATCTCAAGAATGAAGAGAAAATTGAGATGAGAAGGTACATGCGCCAGATGCTAGACGAGGAGTACGAGAGACAAATGGAGGAAGCTTACATGAAG GCAGAGCAGGAAAGAGTGTACAGAGAAAATCTATTGAAGCAGGAGGAGAAAATGGCGAAAGAACTGGCTCGCATAAACTATGAGAAACTTCGAGATGAAAAAACGAGGCAGTACATCAAAGAAAACAG TATGGAGATTCGGGAGTTAGAGGCAAAGCTGAAGTCTGCTTATATGAACAGAGAAAGAGCAGCACAGATTGCTGAGAAGAAGGCCATGAGATATGAAGCCCTA aagGAGAAAGCTGATATTATGCACCAGATAAAGAGTGAGCAGGAGCAAGCAGCCATAAAGCAGGAGGAGCAGGAACTGAGGCGTTACGAGGAACTGGTTCGTTATCAGCAGGAACTGGAGAAGCAGCTGGAGGAGAAGGAGCGGAAGAGACAAGAGTCGTATGAAGAGTTCCTCAAGGAGAAACTCATGGTGGATGAGATTGTGCGGAAGATATACGAGGAGGATCGCAT GAAACGTGAGCTCCAGCTCGAAATGGTCACGGCCACAAAGCGATACATCCAGGAGTTCAAACAGCAGCAGGCCGAGTGGAGGCgaatggaaagagagaaaatggaggaggaGAACAGGCGCATTTTGGAGTACACCAAATACAAGGAGAGGAGAGAACAGGACAGGCTGGCTAATgttagacagagagacacagcgAAGGAGGAGCTTCACAAGTTG CTGACTGAGAAGATTGAAAAAGAACAGAGGGAGCAGGAAGAGATGGAGCGTATCCGTGAGGAGCTCTATCTTGAGGAGCAAGCAGAAGCTGCTAGACAAAAAGAAATC GAGGAGATGGAGCGAAGAATCCGCCAGAGACTGGAGCTGCAGCAGTCGTGTCAGGAACAGCTGGCCTTCAAACAGCTGCGACTTCAGACTGAGAAGGCGAACGAGGAAGCTTTCAGGCTCCAGATGCTGGCCAAGTTCGCTGAAGACGACCGCATCGAGCAGATGAACGCTCAGAAGCGGCGTTTGAAGCAGCAGGAGCACAAACGTGCTGTGCAGAAGCTTATCGAGGAGAGGAGACAGAAGTACCTGGCTGATAAG GAGCGGGAGGCGGAGGAGCGAGCAATCGAACAGGAGAGAGAAGCTCAGCGTCGAAAGATCATTGAGGAGGAGAGACTGAAGCTCCTCAAGCTCCATGCTACAGAGCTGTTGGGCTACCTACCCAAA ggAATTTTCAGGGAGGACGATTTGGAGCATTTCGACGAAGACTTCAAGAAAAGTTTCCGGAAACATCGGGCTGGCATCTCTTCTGAAGAGAGCAGTGAAGAGGATGAGCAATAA